DNA from Kitasatospora herbaricolor:
GCCCGACGGTCACCCGCTACGAGGTCGAGCTGGGCCCGGCGGTCAAGGTGGAGCGGATCACCGCGCTCGCGAAGAACATCGCCTACGCGGTGGCCAGCGCGGACGTGCGGATCATCAGCCCGATCCCCGGCAAGTCCGCGGTCGGCATCGAGATCCCGAACCTCGACCGCGAGATGGTCAACCTCGGGGACCTGCTGCGCTCGCGCGCGGCCGCCGACGACCCGCACCCGATGCTGGTCGGGATGGGCAAGGACGTCGAGGGCCACACCGTGATGGCCAACCTCGCGAAGATGCCGCACATCCTGGTGGCCGGCGCCACCGGCGCGGGCAAGTCCTCCTGCATCAACTGCCTGATCACCTCGGTGCTGGCGCGGGCCACCCCGGACGAGGTCCGGATGGTGCTGGTGGACCCCAAGCGGGTCGAGCTGACGGCGTACGAGGGCATCCCGCACCTGATCACACCGATCATCACCAACCCGAAGAAGGCCGCCGAGGCGCTGCAGTGGGTGGTCCGCGAGATGGACCTGCGCTACGACGACCTCGCCGCGTTCGGGTTCCGCCACGTGGACGACTTCAACGCGGCGGTCCGGGCGGGGAGGATCACCCCGCCGCTGGGCAGCGAGCGGGAGCTGACGCCGTACCCGTACCTGCTGGTGATCGTCGACGAGCTGGCCGACCTGATGATGGTCGCGCCGCGCGACGTCGAGGACTCCGTCGTCCGGATCACCCAGCTCGCCCGGGCGGCCGGCATCCACCTGGTGCTGGCGACCCAGCGGCCCTCGGTGGACGTGGTCACCGGACTGATCAAGGCCAACGTGCCCTCCCGGCTGGCCTTCGCCACCTCCGCGATGATGGACTCCCGGGTCATCCTCGACCAGCCGGGCGCCGAGAAGCTGATCGGCAAGGGCGACGCGCTCTTCCTGCCGATGGGCTCCAGCAAACCCGTCCGGATGCAGGGCGCGTTCGTCACCGAGGCCGAGATCGCCGCCGTGGTCCAGCACTGCAAGGACCAGCTGACGGCGGTCTACCGGGACGACGTCACGGTCGGCGGCGGGCCGCGCAAGGAGATCGACGAGGAGATCGGCGACGACCTCGATCTGCTCATCCAGGCGACCGAGCTGGTGGTCTCCACCCAGTTCGGTTCGACCTCGATGCTCCAGCGCAAACTGAGGGTCGGTTTCGCAAAGGCGGGCCGGTTGATGGACCTGATGGAGTCTCGTGGGATCGTTGGCCCCAGCGAGGGCTCCAAGGCCCGGGACGTGCTGGTCAAACCCGACGAGTTGGACGGTGTGATCATCAGTATCCGGGGGTAGCCGTGCCCCGCGAGAGCAGTGACCTCCGGACGTGTCCACTCGTTCGGAGGACAGAGGGCGTGGTGGGAACCGACCGGGTTGCCGTCGCGTCACAGGGCCGGGGGAGCACGACGGACCCGCCGGGTTGACCTGCCGTCATCCGACGGCGGCCGGCCCGCGGACCCCGGCCGGGATGGGCGCGCACGTTCGGGCCTATTCCGCTTGAGAATCGTTCCGACCCCGCCCCTAGACTGTTTCTCCAGCAGGTGGCCATCCGCTCGAAAGGCGCACCCCGTGACCATCGGCAAGTCCCCGGACCGTGACAACCGCCGATCCACCGCCGGCAAGACCGGAGCCGTGCCAGGCCGGGACGGCTCCGACGGGACCCCTGCGGCACCGGAGCCGGCCGCCGAAGGCCCGAGCATCGGACGGGTGCTGTCCGGCGCCCGGATCGAGGCGGGTCTCACGGTCGACCAGGTGAGTACGAGCACCCGCGTCCGGGTTCCCATAGTCCACGCCATCGAGGAGGACGACTTCGGCCGCTGCGGCGGCGATTTCTACGCCCGTGGCCACATCCGCTCGATCGCCAAGGCGGTCGGCATCGACGGTGACGAACTGGTCGCCCGGTACGACGCCGCGCACGGCGGCGCACCGGCGACCAAGCGTCCCAGCCAGTTGCTCGACACCGGACCGATCAAGGTCACCGACCGGCGCCGTCCGAACTGGACGGCGGCCATGGTCGCCGCGATCTGCGCGGTCGTCGCGCTGATCGGCTTCAACCTGGTGAACGGCAAGACCGGTGTCTCCGGCACCGGCTCGGCCAGCGCACCCCTTCCCAGCGGCTCGGGCACCGGGTCCGTCGCCGCCGCCTCCCCCAGCGTCCAGCCGCCCGCCCCGGCGCCCAGCGTCGCGGCGATCGCGGCCGCCCCGGCCGACAAGGTGACCGTGAAGCTGGTCGCCGAGAAGGACGCCAGCTGGGTGTCCGCGGTCGACGGCAACGGCAAGTCCCTCTACCAGAACAACATCGACGCCGGTCAGGACCAGACCTTCACCGACGCCAAGCAGATCAAGTTGGTGATCGGCAACGCCGGTGCCGTGCACGTGTACGTCAACGGCAAGGACCTCGGTCCTGCGGGCAAGGACGGCCAGGTGGTGCACGTCACGTACACCCCCGGAGACCCGCAGGCAGGCTGAACCGGCGGGGCGAAGATCTGCTAATCCGAGGCGCGCGGCCTCCGGGGCGAACGGCACCGGGGGCCGCGCGTTAATCTTGGCCCTATGCCTGAACGCCGTACTGTCGCCCTTGTCACGCTCGGATGCGCCCGCAACGAGGTGGACTCCGAGGAACTCGCCGGGCGACTGGAGGCCGATGGCTGGCAGCTGGTCGACGACGCCGCCGACGCCGACGTCGCCGTCGTCAACACCTGCGGGTTCGTCGAAGCCGCCAAGAAGGACTCCGTCGACGCCCTGCTGGAGGCCAACGACCTCAAGGGTCACGGCCGCACGCAGGCCGTCGTCGCCGTCGGCTGCATGGCCGAGCGCTACGGCAAGGAACTCGCCGACGCGCTGCCCGAGGCCGACGCGGTGCTCGGTTTCGACGACTACGCCAACATCACCGAGCGCCTCCAGACGATCCTCTCCGGCGGCCACCACGCCGCGCACCTCCCGCGGGACCGCCGCAAGCTGCTCCCGCTGACCCCGGTCGAGCGGCAGGCCGCCGCCGCCGAGGTCGCCCTGCCGGGCCACGGCGCCCCCGAGAACGTCCCCTCCGACCTCCCCGACGGCCTCGCCCCCGCCTCCGGGCCGCGCACCCTGCGCAAGCGGCTGGACGACAACCCGGTGGCCTCCATCAAGCTCGCCTCGGGCTGCGACCGCCGCTGTTCCTTCTGCGCGATCCCCGCCTTCCGCGGTTCGTTCATCTCACGCCGCCCCTCGGACGTGCTCAACGAGGCCGTCTGGCTGGCCGGGCAGGGCGTCCGCGAGGTCGTCCTGGTCAGTGAGAACAACACCTCGTACGGCAAGGACCTCGGCGACATCCGCCTGCTGGAGACGCTGCTCAGCGAGATCGCGGCGGTGCCCGGCATCGAGCGGGTGCGGGTCAGCTACCTGCAGCCCGCCGAGATGCGGCCCGGCCTGGTCGACGTGATGACCGGCACCGCCGGCGTCCTGCCGTACTTCGACCTGTCGTTCCAGCACTCGGCGCCCGCCGTACTGCGCCGGATGCGGCGCTTCGGCAACACCGACCAGTTCCTGGAACTGCTCGGCACCATTCGCGGCAAGGCCCCGCAGGCGGGTGCCCGCTCGAACTTCATCGTCGGCTTCCCCGGGGAGACCGAGGAGGACTTCGCCGAGCTGGAGCGCTTCGTCACCCACGCCGGCCTGGACGCGATCGGCGTCTTCGGCTACTCGGACGAGGACGGCACCGAGGCCGCGACCTTCGACGGCAAGCTGCCGGAGGACGTGGTGGCCGAGCGCCTCGCCAAGCTCTCCCGGCTGGCCGAGGAGCTGACCGCCCAGCGGGCCGAGCAGCGGATCGGCACCGAGGTCGAGGTCATGGTGGAGTCGGTCGAGGGCGACCTGGTCGAGGGCCGCGCCGAGCACCAGGCGCCGGAGACCGACGGCCTCACCACCCTCACCGGGGTGGAGAATCCGGTCGTCGGGCAGTTCTACCGGGCCCGGGTCGTCGCCAGTGAGGGCGTCGACCTGGTGGCCGAGGCGCTGGAGCAGGTGCGGGTCACCGCCGCCGCCCCGGCGCCGGCCGTGGCGGCGTCCGCCGGAGCCGGGGCATGACCAAGGGGCCCGGCGCCCCGGCTGCGGCCGCCCCCGGCAGGTCGGGGGCGGCGCTGCCCCCGCCGCCGGGCATCTGGAACATCGCGAACATGCTGACCATGCTCCGGCTCCTGCTGGTGCCGGTGTTCGTGCTGCTGCTCTTCGCGGACGGCGGCCACGACCCGAAGTGGCGCTCGGTGGCCTGGGCCTCCTTCGCCATCGCGATGATCACCGATCTCTTCGACGGCGAGATCGCCCGGCGCAAGGGGCTGGTGACCGACTTCGGCAAGATCGCCGACCCGATCGCCGACAAGGCGATCATGGGCTCCGCGCTGATCGGCCTGTCCGTCCTCGGCGACCTGCCCTGGTGGGTCACGATCGTGATCCTGGCCCGCGAGCTGGGCATCACCCTGATGCGCTTCTGGGTGATCCGCTACGGCGTGATCCCGGCCAGCCGCGGCGGCAAGCTGAAGACCCTCACCCAGGGCATCGCGGTCGGCATGTACGTCCTGGTGCTCGACGGCTGGCTCGCCACCGCCCGCGCCGTACTGATGGGCCTCGCCGTGCTGCTCACCCTCGGCACCGCGGTGGACTACATCAGCCAGGCGGTCCGGATGCGCCGCCAGGGCCTGGCGGCGGAGCGCGAAGGCCGATGAGCGGGGCCAGGGGAGCCGCCGGGGGCACCGGAGCGGCCGGAGCCGCCGGAGCCGGCCCGGAGGCCGCTGCGGGCGCGCAGCCCGGCCTCCCGGCGCGGGCGCACGCGGCGCTGCGGGCGGTCGGCGGCACCGTGGCCGTCGCGGAGTCGCTCACCGGCGGGCTGCTCGCCGCCACGCTGGTCGACGTCCCCGGCGCCTCGGCGACCTTCCGCGGCTCGGTCACCGCGTACGCCACCGAGCTGAAGGCCTCGGTGCTCGGCGTCGACGAGGGCCTGCTGGACGTCCACGGCCCGGTCCACCCGGTGGTGGCCCGCCAGATGGCCGAGGGGGTGCGGCGGCTGCTCGGCGCCACCTACGGGCTCGCGACCACCGGGGTGGCCGGCCCGGATCCGCAGGACGGGCGACCTGTGGGGACGGTGTATCTCGCTTTTGCAAGTCCTGCGGGAAGTCTGGTCACTTCGCCACGGTTGTCCGGGGAGCGTGCCACAATCCGTCGCAAGGCGGTGACGGCCGCGCTCGAACTGCTCCTGCGGCAGCTGCCGGCCGACCCCGGACCCGGCCGCGACCGGCGCCCTGGCCAGGACCTCGGCCCGGGCGGGAACTGACGGACCGGCGGATTCGGTCGTCGTACCTGGAGGATCGTGTTACATCGAAGGGCCTGGTTGGGCAGAAACCAGGTGGGAGAAGAGTGCGCGGCTGTCGCCGCGCCCCCGGAGCGGGCACAGTGAGGGGCCCGACGGGCCGGGTGGGACAACGGATACAGGGGAGGGGGCAGCCTTGCAGCCCAGAGTGAACACGACCACGGTCCCCGCACGCGACGCGGGCGAGGCGGTACGGTGGGGACGTGACATCTCGATCCGCAGTCCGAGGAGGGAGGCACCGATGATCCTGCTCCGTCGCCTACTGGGCGATGTACTGCGTCGGCAGCGCCAGCGCCAGGGCCGCACACTTCGCGAGGTGTCGGCGGCAGCCAGGGTTTCGCTCGGTTACCTCTCCGAGGTCGAGCGAGGTCAGAAGGAGGCCTCCTCGGAGCTGCTCTCCGCCATCTGCGACGCGCTCGACGTCCGGATGTCCGAGGTCATGCGCGAGGTCAGCGACGAACTGTCGCTCGCCGAACTTGCGGCCATGGCCACCCTCTCCGAAGGTGAAATGCTGAGGCCGGTTCTCGAACCCGTGCCGCTGCCGGCCCCCGGCGTCGACCGGATGAGTTCCATCTCGCCCAAGGCCGCGGCCGTGGACGTGGTCGCGGCCTGACCCGACCGGATCCCGCCCGCCCCGGGCCCGACCCGGGGACGAGCGAAGGAGACGGCGGTGCGCAGAGTCGTGGCGGCGGGTGCCGATGCCCGAATAGGTCTGCACCGGATGGTTCCGCGCCCGGTCCGATGGGTCCTGGCGGCCCTGCTGGGCGCGCTCTGCTGCTGGCTCCTGCTCACCAGGGGGCCGGGTGCGGACGGCGTGGTCCTGGGGGCGCTGGCCGCCGGCGGCTGGGGCCTCGGACTGCTGCCGATCCACGCCGACCCCCGGTTGACCGGGCCACCGCGTCGATCGGGTGAATCCCCCGCCCAGGAGGATCCGGCGGCCCCGGCGGACTGATCCGGCGAGAACCCACGGATGTGTGTACGACGGCCGTGGGGAGGCCACCCGTAGCCTCCGGGCCCGGGTGGCCTCCCCACGGCCGTCGCGCGTTCCAGGCCCTCCCCGGGCCCGTTGCGGGACCTTCCCGGGAATGTTCCCCGGCGGGGACCCGACCGGCCGGGCCCCGCCGGGGCGGCCCGGCGGCCTTCAGGGCCGCAGCCGAAGGCCCCGCGGGGTCGGGTGGAAGCCCGCGGCCTCCAGCGCCGCGCCGAGTTCCGACGTCAGCGCCGGCTCCCCGTTGGCCCGCTCCACCGTCACACTGCCCAGCGCACCGGCGCGGACGGCGCCGGCCAGCGCCTCGGCGGCGAGCGCGCGGGTGGCGGCGTCCTCGGGCCAGGCGAGCAGGGACTTGCCGCCCCGCTCCACGTACAGCGCCAGTTCGCCGTCGACCAGCACGACCAGCGCGCCCGCCTTCCGGCCGGGGCGGTGTGCGGTGGCCGCCTTGGCGGGTGCGGAACCCTTGCCGGGCCCCGCGCCCGGCGGGTCCGCCCCGGCGGGCGGGCTGTTCGGGGGCTCGGGCCAGGGCAGAGCCGCGCCGTAGGCGTTGGCCGGATCGGCGGCGGCCAGCACCAGCAGCTGCGGCGGCTCGGCGCCCGCGCCGCCCGCCCAGTCGCCGCGGGTCCGCTCCAGACGGGTGTTGACGGCGCGCAGCCGGTCGGCCGCGCCCTCCATGGCGAACTGCGCCCCGCCGAGCCCCTCCACGAAGTACCCGCGCCGGGCCCGACCGCGCTCCTCCATCGCCGACAGCACCCGGTAGACGCCCGCGAACCCGCCCGGCACCCGCTCTGCGGCCACCGTCCCCCGGGTGAGCAGGCCG
Protein-coding regions in this window:
- a CDS encoding helix-turn-helix domain-containing protein; amino-acid sequence: MTIGKSPDRDNRRSTAGKTGAVPGRDGSDGTPAAPEPAAEGPSIGRVLSGARIEAGLTVDQVSTSTRVRVPIVHAIEEDDFGRCGGDFYARGHIRSIAKAVGIDGDELVARYDAAHGGAPATKRPSQLLDTGPIKVTDRRRPNWTAAMVAAICAVVALIGFNLVNGKTGVSGTGSASAPLPSGSGTGSVAAASPSVQPPAPAPSVAAIAAAPADKVTVKLVAEKDASWVSAVDGNGKSLYQNNIDAGQDQTFTDAKQIKLVIGNAGAVHVYVNGKDLGPAGKDGQVVHVTYTPGDPQAG
- the rimO gene encoding 30S ribosomal protein S12 methylthiotransferase RimO, producing the protein MPERRTVALVTLGCARNEVDSEELAGRLEADGWQLVDDAADADVAVVNTCGFVEAAKKDSVDALLEANDLKGHGRTQAVVAVGCMAERYGKELADALPEADAVLGFDDYANITERLQTILSGGHHAAHLPRDRRKLLPLTPVERQAAAAEVALPGHGAPENVPSDLPDGLAPASGPRTLRKRLDDNPVASIKLASGCDRRCSFCAIPAFRGSFISRRPSDVLNEAVWLAGQGVREVVLVSENNTSYGKDLGDIRLLETLLSEIAAVPGIERVRVSYLQPAEMRPGLVDVMTGTAGVLPYFDLSFQHSAPAVLRRMRRFGNTDQFLELLGTIRGKAPQAGARSNFIVGFPGETEEDFAELERFVTHAGLDAIGVFGYSDEDGTEAATFDGKLPEDVVAERLAKLSRLAEELTAQRAEQRIGTEVEVMVESVEGDLVEGRAEHQAPETDGLTTLTGVENPVVGQFYRARVVASEGVDLVAEALEQVRVTAAAPAPAVAASAGAGA
- the pgsA gene encoding CDP-diacylglycerol--glycerol-3-phosphate 3-phosphatidyltransferase; this translates as MTKGPGAPAAAAPGRSGAALPPPPGIWNIANMLTMLRLLLVPVFVLLLFADGGHDPKWRSVAWASFAIAMITDLFDGEIARRKGLVTDFGKIADPIADKAIMGSALIGLSVLGDLPWWVTIVILARELGITLMRFWVIRYGVIPASRGGKLKTLTQGIAVGMYVLVLDGWLATARAVLMGLAVLLTLGTAVDYISQAVRMRRQGLAAEREGR
- a CDS encoding CinA family protein, translated to MSGARGAAGGTGAAGAAGAGPEAAAGAQPGLPARAHAALRAVGGTVAVAESLTGGLLAATLVDVPGASATFRGSVTAYATELKASVLGVDEGLLDVHGPVHPVVARQMAEGVRRLLGATYGLATTGVAGPDPQDGRPVGTVYLAFASPAGSLVTSPRLSGERATIRRKAVTAALELLLRQLPADPGPGRDRRPGQDLGPGGN
- a CDS encoding helix-turn-helix domain-containing protein, which produces MILLRRLLGDVLRRQRQRQGRTLREVSAAARVSLGYLSEVERGQKEASSELLSAICDALDVRMSEVMREVSDELSLAELAAMATLSEGEMLRPVLEPVPLPAPGVDRMSSISPKAAAVDVVAA